The Harpia harpyja isolate bHarHar1 chromosome 13, bHarHar1 primary haplotype, whole genome shotgun sequence genome contains a region encoding:
- the TACR1 gene encoding substance-P receptor has product MDNALPLEAELEHQWLFNGSLNESFTNQFVQPPWQVALWAVAYALIVVVSVVGNVVVMWIILAHKRMRTVTNYFLVNLAFAEASMSAFNTVVNFTYAIHNEWYYGLLYCKFHNFFPIAAVFASIYSMTAIALDRYMAIIHPLQPRLSATATKVVIGIIWLLAFLLAFPQGYYSVMEELPGRLVCLVEWPEHSTNVYGKTYHFCMTILIYFLPLLVIGCAYTVVGITLWASEIPGDSSDRYHEQVSAKRKVVKMMIIVVCTFALCWLPYHIYFTLQYFNPEWYLQKFIQQVYLAIMWLAMSSTMYNPIIYCCLNDRFRVGFKHAFRWCPFISAGEYEGLEMKSARYLQTQSSMYKVSRIETTVSSAVGVAEEELEESGKAKRLSVDMTSNGSSRSDSKTVSESFSFYSNTLT; this is encoded by the exons ATGGATAACGCTCTGCCGCTGGAAGCGGAGCTGGAGCACCAGTGGCTGTTCAACGGCTCCCTGAACGAGTCCTTCACGAACCAGTTTGTGCAGCCCCCGTGGCAAGTGGCCCTGTGGGCTGTCGCCTACGCCCTCATCGTGGTGGTGTCGGTGGTGGGGAACGTGGTGGTGATGTGGATCATCCTGGCTCACAAGAGGATGCGCACCGTCACCAACTACTTCTTGGTGAACCTGGCTTTTGCCGAAGCCTCCATGTCCGCCTTCAACACGGTGGTGAACTTCACCTATGCCATCCACAATGAGTGGTACTACGGGCTGCTCTACTGCAAGTTTCACAACTTTTTCCCCATCGCCGCCGTCTTCGCCAGCATCTACTCCATGACGGCCATCGCCCTGGACAG GTACATGGCTATCATCCACCCGCTGCAACCCCGGCTCTCGGCCACCGCCACGAAGGTGGTCATCGGCATCATCTGGCTCCTGGCTTTCCTGCTGGCTTTCCCCCAGGGTTACTACTCAGTGATGGAGGAGCTGCCGGGCCGGCTGGTGTGTCTGGTGGAGTGGCCGGAGCACAGCACCAACGTGTACGGAAAAAC GTATCACTTCTGCATGACCATCCTCATCTACTTCTTGCCGCTTCTGGTGATAGGATGTGCCTACACTGTGGTTGGTATCACTCTCTGGGCAAGCGAGATACCCGGCGACTCCTCCGACCGCTACCATGAGCAGGTCTCAGCTAAGCGGAAG GTAGTGAAGATGATGATCATCGTGGTATGCACGTTCGCGCTGTGCTGGCTGCCCTACCATATCTACTTCACCCTGCAGTATTTCAACCCCGAGTGGTACCTGCAGAAGTTCATCCAGCAGGTCTACCTGGCTATCATGTGGCTGGCCATGAGCTCCACCATGTACAACCCCATCATCTACTGCTGCCTCAATGACAG GTTTCGCGTGGGGTTCAAACACGCCTTTCGGTGGTGCCCGTTCATCAGTGCCGGTGAGTACGAGGGCCTGGAAATGAAGTCAGCCAGGTACCTGCAGACACAGAGCAGCATGTACAAGGTCAGCCGGATAGAGACCACCGTGTCCTCGGCAGTTGGCGTGGCcgaagaggagctggaggagagcgGCAAGGCCAAGCGTCTCTCCGTAGACATGACCTCCAACGGCTCCTCCCGCAGTGACTCCAAAACAGTCTCTGAAAGCTTCAGCTTCTACTCCAACACGCTCACCTAA